A part of Acipenser ruthenus chromosome 50, fAciRut3.2 maternal haplotype, whole genome shotgun sequence genomic DNA contains:
- the LOC131722029 gene encoding flagellar attachment zone protein 1-like isoform X1 — translation MEKIDAEIFTFQFNNMQFAEGRNETWLCQILCKNEEAPDFKVYKNSYWEDEMSKLAEEMLKHAEDTSNNTEQNPKLRQEMLKAAEGMLKLKDKMADMTKRAAEMIKHATEMSKHAEEMSKHATEMSKHATEMSKLIGKMVTFPGKMSKYAEKLRKLAEQMSKLPAKIPKHADEIMNLARMSELIKEMKTLAEFVFKKMSEYTEEMSKLAEEIAKLAEEKPRLAEEMDNLTYEMRKLKDKMLNVQEKIPMHADEICLWKNESKIQGTGSYKITWFISWSPCASCALQIIEFVEKHTNVSLNIFASRLYYYQYESHKEGFRKLAGHERIGLKVMTVKEFQDCFQQFVGFQKWDDLDKNSKFYAEELRSITGSDPVMPFEVPYSVCGVCLDY, via the exons ATGGAGAAAATCGATGCCGAAATTTTCACCTTTCAGTTTAATAACATGCAATTTGCCGAGGGCAGAAATGAGACTTGGCTGTGTCAGATTCTGTGCAAGAACGAGGAGGCTCCAGATTTTAAAGTGTACAAAAATAGCTACTGGGAAGATGAAATGTCAAAACTTGCAGAAGAAATGTTGAAACACGCAGAAGACACATCGAATAACACAGAACAAAATCCGAAACTCAGACAAGAAATGTTGAAAGCCGCAGAAGGAATGTTGAAACTGAAGGACAAAATGGCAGACATGACGAAACGTGCAGCGGAAATGATTAAACATGcaacagaaatgtcaaaacaTGCAGAAGAAATGTCAAAACACGcaacagaaatgtcaaaacacgcaacagaaatgtcaaaactCATAGGAAAAATGGTGACATTCCCtggaaaaatgtcaaaatatgcaGAAAAACTGAGGAAACTTGCAGAACAAATGTCAAAACTACCAGCAAAAATCCCAAAACATGCAGATGAAATCATGAATCTCGCAAGAATGTCAGAACTCATAAAAGAAATGAAGACACTCgcagaatttgtttttaaaaaaatgtcagaatACACAGAAGAAATGTCAAAGCTTGCAGAAGAAATTGCAAAACTCGCAGAAGAAAAGCCAAGACTGGCAGAAGAAATGGATAATCTCACATATGAAATGCGGAAACTCAAGGACAAAATGTTGAATGTCCAAGAAAAAATACCTATGCATGCTGATGAAATCTGCTTATGGAAAAATGAATCTAAAATTCAAGGTACTGGAAGTTATAAAATAACCTGGTTCATCTCCTGGAGTCCTTGTGCCAGTTGTGCCCTTCAAATAATTGAATTTGTAGAGAAGCACACCAATGTGAGCCTGAATATCTTTGCCTCCCGGCTGTATTACTATCAATATGAATCTCACAAAGAGGGATTCAGAAAGCTTGCAGGACATGAAAGAATTGGCTTAAAGGTGATGACTGTAAAGG AGTTCCAGGACTGTTTCCAGCAGTTTGTTGGATTTCAAAAGTGGGATGACCTTGATAAGAACTCAAAGTTCTATGCTGAAGAACTGAGAAGCATAACG GGATCTGATCCAGTGATGCCTTTTGAAGTGCCCTACAGTGTGTGTGGTGTCTGCCTGGATTACTAA
- the LOC131722029 gene encoding flagellar attachment zone protein 1-like isoform X2, protein MEKIDAEIFTFQFNNMQFAEGRNETWLCQILCKNEEAPDFKVYKNSYWEDEMSKLAEEMLKHAEDTSNNTEQNPKLRQEMLKAAEGMLKLKDKMADMTKRAAEMIKHATEMSKHAEEMSKHATEMSKHATEMSKLIGKMVTFPGKMSKYAEKLRKLAEQMSKLPAKIPKHADEIMNLARMSELIKEMKTLAEFVFKKMSEYTEEMSKLAEEIAKLAEEKPRLAEEMDNLTYEMRKLKDKMLNVQEKIPMHADEICLWKNESKIQGTGSYKITWFISWSPCASCALQIIEFVEKHTNVSLNIFASRLYYYQYESHKEGFRKLAGHERIGLKSSRTVSSSLLDFKSGMTLIRTQSSMLKN, encoded by the exons ATGGAGAAAATCGATGCCGAAATTTTCACCTTTCAGTTTAATAACATGCAATTTGCCGAGGGCAGAAATGAGACTTGGCTGTGTCAGATTCTGTGCAAGAACGAGGAGGCTCCAGATTTTAAAGTGTACAAAAATAGCTACTGGGAAGATGAAATGTCAAAACTTGCAGAAGAAATGTTGAAACACGCAGAAGACACATCGAATAACACAGAACAAAATCCGAAACTCAGACAAGAAATGTTGAAAGCCGCAGAAGGAATGTTGAAACTGAAGGACAAAATGGCAGACATGACGAAACGTGCAGCGGAAATGATTAAACATGcaacagaaatgtcaaaacaTGCAGAAGAAATGTCAAAACACGcaacagaaatgtcaaaacacgcaacagaaatgtcaaaactCATAGGAAAAATGGTGACATTCCCtggaaaaatgtcaaaatatgcaGAAAAACTGAGGAAACTTGCAGAACAAATGTCAAAACTACCAGCAAAAATCCCAAAACATGCAGATGAAATCATGAATCTCGCAAGAATGTCAGAACTCATAAAAGAAATGAAGACACTCgcagaatttgtttttaaaaaaatgtcagaatACACAGAAGAAATGTCAAAGCTTGCAGAAGAAATTGCAAAACTCGCAGAAGAAAAGCCAAGACTGGCAGAAGAAATGGATAATCTCACATATGAAATGCGGAAACTCAAGGACAAAATGTTGAATGTCCAAGAAAAAATACCTATGCATGCTGATGAAATCTGCTTATGGAAAAATGAATCTAAAATTCAAGGTACTGGAAGTTATAAAATAACCTGGTTCATCTCCTGGAGTCCTTGTGCCAGTTGTGCCCTTCAAATAATTGAATTTGTAGAGAAGCACACCAATGTGAGCCTGAATATCTTTGCCTCCCGGCTGTATTACTATCAATATGAATCTCACAAAGAGGGATTCAGAAAGCTTGCAGGACATGAAAGAATTGGCTTAAAG AGTTCCAGGACTGTTTCCAGCAGTTTGTTGGATTTCAAAAGTGGGATGACCTTGATAAGAACTCAAAGTTCTATGCTGAAGAACTGA